The following coding sequences lie in one Dysgonomonas mossii genomic window:
- a CDS encoding TraG family conjugative transposon ATPase gives MRNILSAATLESKFPILAVEHDCILSKDADITVAYRVELPELFTVTSTEYEAIHAAWAKAMKVLPNYSIVCKQDWFIEEDYTPELQKEDISFLSRSFERHFNERPFLNHTCYLFLTKTTKERARQQSSFTALTRGFIVPKEIQDREMAQKFLESVSQFERIINDSGFIKLVRLTTDEIVGTADQAGIIEKYFSLSQNDTTCLQDMSLGAGEMKIGDKYLCLHTLSDVDDLPGKVETDTRYERLSTDRSDCRLSFAAPIGVLLTCNHIVNQYIFIDDHAENLKRFERQARNMHSLSRYSRSNQINKQWIEDYLNDAHSFGLTSVRCHVNVMAWSEDKEVLSRIKNDVGSQLALMECKPRHNTVDTPTLFWAGIPGNQGDFPSEEAFYTFIEQALCFFVEETNYKSSLSPFGIKMVDRVTGKPLHVDISDLPMKKGIITNRNKFVLGPSGSGKSFFMNHLVRQYWEQGTHVVLVDTGNSYQGLCEMIRSKTKGEDGIYFTYTEEKPISFNPFYTDDNQFDVEKKDSLKTLLLTLWKSEDDKISKTESGELGSAVDEYIKKIQADLSIVPSFNTFYEFMRDEYKTALAKREIEVSKSDFNIDNMLTTLRQYYRGGRFDFLLNSDKELDLLNKRFIVFEIDAIKENKDLFPIVTIIIMEAFINKMRRLKGIRKQLIVEEAWKALSSPNMAEYLKYLYKTVRKFFGEAIVVTQEVDDIISSPIVKEAIINNSDCKILLDQRKYMNKFDSIQALLGLTEKEKAQILSINMSNNPSRIYKEVWIGLGGMQSAVYATEVSPSEYYTYTTEETEKLQVQKLSEKLGGDIEQAIKLITSDKSLQ, from the coding sequence ATGAGGAATATACTAAGTGCCGCCACGCTGGAAAGCAAGTTTCCCATACTGGCAGTTGAGCATGACTGTATCCTGAGTAAAGATGCGGACATAACAGTAGCCTATCGGGTGGAATTGCCCGAACTTTTTACGGTCACCTCTACCGAGTATGAAGCAATCCATGCAGCCTGGGCAAAAGCAATGAAGGTATTACCTAACTATTCGATAGTCTGTAAGCAGGACTGGTTTATCGAAGAGGATTACACCCCCGAATTGCAGAAAGAAGACATCAGTTTCCTATCTCGTAGTTTCGAGCGTCATTTTAATGAACGTCCTTTCTTAAATCACACCTGTTATCTCTTTCTGACTAAGACGACCAAAGAGAGGGCCAGACAACAAAGCAGCTTTACAGCTCTAACTCGAGGCTTTATCGTTCCCAAAGAAATACAGGATCGGGAGATGGCTCAGAAATTTCTGGAATCAGTCAGCCAGTTTGAACGGATTATCAACGATAGCGGATTTATCAAATTGGTACGATTGACTACTGATGAGATAGTAGGAACAGCAGATCAGGCAGGTATTATCGAAAAATATTTCTCCTTATCGCAGAATGACACCACCTGCTTACAGGATATGTCTCTCGGTGCTGGTGAAATGAAGATCGGTGATAAGTATCTGTGTCTGCATACGCTTTCAGATGTGGATGATCTTCCCGGAAAAGTGGAAACAGATACCCGCTATGAAAGACTATCCACTGATCGAAGCGATTGTCGTCTGTCGTTTGCTGCACCTATCGGAGTGCTCTTGACCTGTAACCACATTGTCAATCAGTATATCTTTATTGATGATCATGCAGAGAACCTGAAACGTTTTGAAAGACAAGCAAGGAATATGCACTCTTTATCCCGTTACAGCAGAAGTAATCAGATAAACAAGCAATGGATCGAAGATTATCTGAATGATGCACATAGTTTCGGGTTAACCTCCGTTCGTTGCCATGTTAATGTAATGGCTTGGAGTGAGGATAAGGAGGTCCTTTCCCGAATTAAAAACGATGTGGGTAGCCAGTTAGCTCTCATGGAATGTAAACCCCGACACAATACAGTTGATACTCCGACCTTGTTTTGGGCAGGTATTCCCGGTAATCAGGGCGATTTCCCGAGTGAAGAAGCTTTCTATACTTTTATCGAACAGGCTTTATGCTTTTTTGTAGAAGAAACAAACTACAAGAGTTCGCTTTCTCCCTTCGGAATCAAGATGGTAGACCGGGTAACAGGGAAGCCGCTTCATGTAGATATATCCGACTTACCCATGAAGAAAGGAATTATTACCAACCGTAACAAGTTTGTATTGGGTCCTTCGGGTAGTGGAAAATCCTTCTTTATGAACCATCTCGTCCGCCAGTACTGGGAACAGGGCACGCATGTAGTCCTAGTAGATACCGGAAATTCCTATCAGGGTTTGTGTGAAATGATCCGCAGTAAGACAAAAGGAGAAGATGGGATTTATTTTACATATACCGAAGAAAAGCCGATCTCTTTCAATCCATTTTATACCGATGATAATCAGTTTGATGTAGAGAAAAAGGATAGTTTGAAAACCTTGTTGCTGACGCTTTGGAAAAGTGAAGATGATAAGATATCCAAGACCGAAAGTGGAGAACTGGGTAGTGCTGTCGATGAGTATATTAAAAAAATTCAGGCTGACCTAAGTATTGTTCCGAGTTTCAACACCTTCTATGAGTTTATGCGAGATGAGTACAAGACTGCATTAGCGAAAAGAGAGATTGAAGTCAGTAAATCTGATTTCAATATTGATAATATGCTGACAACGCTCCGTCAGTATTATCGGGGTGGTCGTTTTGACTTTCTGCTAAATTCGGACAAAGAACTGGACTTATTGAATAAACGCTTTATTGTCTTCGAAATCGATGCTATTAAGGAGAATAAAGATCTTTTCCCTATAGTGACGATTATTATCATGGAGGCTTTTATCAACAAGATGCGTCGGTTGAAAGGTATCCGAAAACAGCTGATTGTGGAAGAAGCATGGAAAGCCCTTTCGTCTCCCAATATGGCTGAATATCTAAAGTATTTGTATAAAACCGTTCGTAAGTTTTTTGGTGAAGCTATCGTTGTTACTCAGGAAGTGGATGATATTATCTCATCACCCATTGTGAAGGAAGCTATCATTAATAATTCCGATTGCAAGATACTGCTCGATCAGCGGAAGTATATGAACAAATTCGATTCGATACAGGCTTTATTAGGCTTGACCGAAAAAGAAAAGGCTCAGATACTCTCCATCAATATGTCCAACAATCCAAGCCGTATCTACAAAGAAGTCTGGATCGGTCTGGGTGGTATGCAATCGGCTGTATATGCAACAGAAGTTAGTCCGTCTGAATATTACACCTATACCACCGAAGAGACAGAGAAACTACAGGTGCAAAAACTATCGGAAAAGTTAGGCGGGGATATTGAGCAGGCTATCAAGCTAATCACTTCAGATAAGTCTCTTCAATAA
- a CDS encoding DUF4133 domain-containing protein encodes MAEYSINKGIGKPAEFRGLKSQYLFIFAGGLLSVFIVFVIMYMMGISQVICIGFGVVTAGTLVWATFHLNEKYGEHGLMKLQAIRNHPRYIINRKRIIQLISRIKRKEDMV; translated from the coding sequence ATGGCAGAATATTCAATCAACAAAGGAATCGGAAAGCCCGCAGAGTTTCGGGGACTTAAAAGCCAGTACCTCTTCATTTTTGCAGGTGGACTATTGTCTGTATTTATTGTCTTTGTGATAATGTATATGATGGGGATCAGTCAGGTAATCTGCATCGGATTTGGAGTCGTTACTGCCGGAACATTGGTTTGGGCAACATTCCATCTGAATGAGAAGTATGGAGAACATGGGCTTATGAAGTTACAAGCCATCCGTAACCATCCCCGCTATATCATCAACCGCAAACGGATTATACAGCTTATTAGTCGTATCAAAAGAAAGGAGGATATGGTATGA
- a CDS encoding DUF4134 domain-containing protein — translation MYKKVLFFVAILMAASASVFAQGNGMQGITDATNMVTSYFDPATKLIYAIGAVVGLIGGVKVYSKFSSGDPDTSKTAASWFGACIFLIVAATILRSFFL, via the coding sequence ATGTACAAAAAAGTTTTATTTTTTGTAGCCATACTAATGGCTGCATCAGCCTCTGTATTCGCTCAGGGAAACGGTATGCAAGGAATCACCGATGCTACCAATATGGTGACATCTTACTTTGATCCAGCCACTAAACTGATCTATGCTATCGGTGCTGTTGTCGGTTTGATCGGAGGTGTAAAGGTGTACTCCAAGTTTAGCTCAGGTGACCCTGATACATCTAAGACTGCCGCTTCCTGGTTTGGAGCCTGTATCTTCCTGATTGTTGCCGCCACCATCCTTCGCTCATTCTTCCTGTAG
- a CDS encoding DUF3408 domain-containing protein — MAKKENEYEIDEDFLLASIGERKEGKAPPKKEEEITENIEEAVKPKENSSKRNKRSNSSTDDYEATFLCRNEIRLRQGAYISRSVYQTIMRIVKQIAGDDVSVGGYIDNVLKHHLEKYKDEINTLYKQDRTDLID; from the coding sequence ATGGCTAAAAAGGAAAATGAATACGAAATTGATGAAGATTTTCTGCTGGCATCCATTGGAGAACGTAAAGAAGGCAAAGCTCCACCCAAGAAAGAAGAAGAGATCACAGAAAATATTGAAGAAGCTGTGAAGCCTAAAGAGAATAGTAGTAAGCGGAATAAACGAAGCAATAGCAGTACGGATGATTATGAAGCTACTTTCCTATGCCGTAATGAGATACGACTGCGTCAGGGTGCATATATCAGCAGATCGGTATATCAAACAATTATGCGGATCGTAAAACAAATTGCCGGAGACGACGTATCAGTCGGTGGTTATATCGACAATGTTCTGAAGCATCATCTTGAAAAATACAAGGATGAGATAAATACTTTGTATAAACAGGATCGAACCGATTTAATAGACTAG
- a CDS encoding ParA family protein — translation MKEKTLFIAVSTQKGGAGKTALTVLLSSYLHYSQGYNVAIVDCDYPQYSINGMRLRDKQSVTEDPYYKSLFYKQCKSLNKKAYPIEVSRTTDAIETAERIIHASEVPLDFIFFDLPGTMNAKGVLSTLAQMDHIITPITADRMVLESSLEYAGLINEQIITTGKGNIKSLHLLWNMVDGRESNHLYGVYELVIAELGLQVMKSFVPDTKRFRHEITTEHKPIFRSTLLPADKRLIKGSQLDQVTDEFLSIVKGGANG, via the coding sequence ATGAAAGAGAAAACATTATTTATCGCAGTCTCTACCCAAAAGGGAGGAGCCGGGAAAACAGCTTTAACCGTCTTACTATCCAGTTATCTGCATTATTCACAGGGTTACAATGTGGCTATCGTGGATTGTGACTATCCGCAATACAGTATCAATGGGATGCGGTTGCGGGATAAACAGTCTGTAACAGAAGATCCGTATTACAAATCACTTTTTTATAAGCAGTGCAAGAGCCTGAACAAAAAGGCTTATCCGATTGAAGTAAGCAGAACTACCGATGCTATCGAAACAGCAGAAAGGATTATTCACGCATCAGAAGTCCCATTGGATTTTATCTTCTTCGACCTGCCCGGAACAATGAATGCCAAAGGAGTATTAAGTACTCTTGCTCAAATGGATCATATAATAACACCCATTACTGCTGACCGTATGGTTCTGGAAAGTTCTCTGGAATATGCCGGACTTATCAATGAACAGATTATAACTACAGGTAAAGGGAATATCAAAAGTTTGCATTTACTCTGGAATATGGTGGATGGAAGAGAAAGTAACCATCTGTATGGAGTCTACGAATTAGTAATAGCTGAATTGGGCTTACAGGTCATGAAATCATTTGTTCCCGACACCAAACGTTTTCGTCATGAAATAACAACTGAGCATAAACCAATCTTCCGTTCTACTTTACTTCCTGCCGATAAGAGGTTGATAAAAGGCAGCCAGTTGGATCAGGTTACAGATGAATTTCTATCTATCGTGAAGGGAGGTGCTAATGGCTAA
- the mobA gene encoding conjugal transfer protein MobA: protein MIPDNQSNRRKGGRNPKEKPAVFRYSIRMNVDENNKFLSLFEQSGEVVKAHFITSCIFNRPIKVVKIDKGVQDYYMRMTTFFGQYRAIGTNYNQIVKALKSNFTEKKALAFLYKLEKATLELVTLQRQMMELTDEFERKYGHLWLQK, encoded by the coding sequence ATGATACCAGATAATCAATCAAACAGGCGAAAAGGTGGAAGGAATCCCAAAGAGAAGCCTGCCGTATTTCGCTATTCTATTCGAATGAATGTAGATGAGAATAATAAATTTCTGTCCTTATTTGAGCAGTCGGGAGAAGTAGTCAAAGCACATTTTATAACCTCATGTATTTTCAACAGACCCATAAAAGTGGTCAAAATAGATAAAGGTGTACAGGACTATTATATGCGGATGACAACTTTTTTCGGACAATACCGTGCTATCGGAACAAATTATAACCAGATAGTAAAAGCATTGAAGTCGAACTTTACAGAGAAGAAAGCATTGGCTTTTCTTTATAAACTGGAAAAAGCAACACTTGAATTGGTCACTTTACAAAGACAAATGATGGAGCTAACAGATGAGTTTGAACGAAAATATGGACATCTATGGTTGCAAAAATAA
- the mobB gene encoding conjugal transfer protein MobB: MVAKISKGSSLQGALLYNQEKVKEQQAKVLFSNRIILNRDGSLNMYLANLSFAPYLNANQNTEKIVSHISINPHPNDEVSDEMYNEIAQAYMQKLGYGEQPYIVYKHEDLDRKHIHIVTVNIDENGKKVDDSFEKRRSKDITRELEKAYNLHPAEKKKQMVELPQIKGIDYQSGDIKKQIANISKSLLKNYRFQSVNEFRTLLSLYGVTVEEVKGEVKDKNYSGLVYSAIDEKGEKVGNPIKSSVIGKGVGYDALQSRLEYSAKYMKEHKVFESLKLIVGSAITNYTDKQTFLKDLAKNNINIVFRENTEGRIYGATFIDHQSRCVFNGSKMGKEFSANIFNELFKHDTTNKHQLIINSADNTTKGSEADKPIDSFTENADYSNKQEDSTIDISLLEQHGTDYTEEAFTRRMENEEKKRKRAKFKGL, from the coding sequence ATGGTTGCAAAAATAAGTAAAGGAAGTTCTCTTCAGGGTGCATTGTTGTATAATCAGGAGAAGGTAAAAGAGCAGCAAGCAAAGGTTCTTTTCAGCAATAGGATCATATTAAATCGGGATGGTTCTCTGAATATGTATCTGGCAAATCTATCATTTGCTCCATACCTGAATGCAAACCAGAATACAGAAAAAATAGTATCACACATATCAATCAACCCGCATCCCAATGACGAAGTTTCAGATGAAATGTATAACGAAATAGCACAAGCATATATGCAAAAATTAGGATATGGAGAACAGCCCTATATTGTTTATAAACACGAAGATTTGGATCGAAAGCATATCCATATCGTGACAGTAAATATAGACGAAAATGGGAAAAAGGTCGATGATTCATTTGAAAAAAGACGTTCTAAAGACATTACCCGAGAATTGGAAAAAGCCTATAACCTGCATCCTGCAGAGAAAAAGAAACAGATGGTAGAACTACCACAGATCAAAGGCATAGATTATCAATCAGGAGACATTAAGAAACAGATAGCTAATATTTCAAAATCTCTGCTAAAGAATTATCGTTTCCAATCCGTAAATGAGTTCCGTACTCTATTATCCCTTTATGGAGTAACAGTAGAGGAAGTTAAGGGTGAAGTAAAAGATAAGAATTATTCAGGTCTGGTATATTCAGCTATAGATGAGAAAGGAGAAAAGGTTGGGAATCCGATAAAGTCATCCGTTATCGGGAAAGGTGTAGGATATGATGCATTACAAAGCCGGTTGGAATATTCCGCTAAGTATATGAAAGAACACAAGGTATTTGAATCCCTGAAATTGATTGTCGGCTCGGCAATAACTAATTATACCGATAAGCAGACTTTTCTTAAAGACTTGGCTAAAAATAATATCAATATAGTATTTCGCGAAAATACGGAGGGACGGATCTATGGCGCAACCTTTATTGATCATCAGAGCAGATGTGTTTTCAATGGCTCAAAAATGGGAAAGGAGTTCTCTGCAAATATTTTTAATGAGCTATTTAAGCATGATACTACAAATAAACATCAGCTAATCATAAATTCGGCAGATAATACAACGAAAGGATCTGAAGCTGATAAACCAATAGACAGCTTTACCGAAAACGCCGATTATAGTAACAAACAGGAAGATTCTACAATAGATATTTCGTTATTGGAACAACATGGTACAGACTATACAGAAGAGGCTTTTACTCGCAGAATGGAAAATGAAGAGAAGAAGCGAAAACGAGCAAAATTCAAAGGATTATAA
- the mobC gene encoding conjugal transfer protein MobC yields the protein MQNEDDLRGLAKVMEFMRAISILFVVIHIYWFCYQSIWEMGINIGVVDKILLNFQNTAGLFSHILWTKLFAVVFLGLSCLGTKGVKEEKITWNKIYVFLFFGFIFFFLNWWILALPLPLVANTALYIFTMTVGYILLLMGGLWMSRLLKTNLMDDVFNMENESFMQETQLMENEYSVNLPTLFQYQKKQYKGWINVVNPFRATIILGTPGSGKSFAVVNNYIDQQISKGFALYCYDFKYPDLSTIAYNKMLLYADRYNVDPQFYVINFDNPERSHRCNPIAPEFMTDISDAYESAYTIMLNLNKTWIQKQGDFFVESPIILLAAIIWYLKLYDGGKYCTFPHAIEFLNKPYKEIFPILTSYPQLENYLSPFMDAWHGNAQEQLQGQIASAKIPLSRMISPQLYWVMSGNDFTLDINNPDAPKILCVGNNPDRQNIYGAALGLYNSRIVKLINKKGLLKSSVIIDELPTIYFRGLDNLIATARSNKVAVCLGFQDISQLTRDYGREEADVVMNTVGNIFSGQVVGDTAKNLSDRFGKVLQKRQSMTINKQDKSTTINTQLDALIPASKISTLTQGIFVGSVSDNFEERIEQKIFHAQIVVDTEKVSAETKEFKQIPVVMDFQEVYDKPMKDVIENNYYTIKKDVTKIVEIEMERIMKDPKLSKLVKK from the coding sequence ATGCAAAACGAAGACGACTTAAGAGGTTTGGCTAAAGTAATGGAATTCATGCGAGCCATTAGTATTTTATTTGTGGTTATCCATATATATTGGTTTTGTTATCAATCCATTTGGGAGATGGGCATTAATATCGGAGTTGTAGATAAAATTCTGCTCAACTTTCAGAATACAGCCGGATTGTTTTCACATATTCTTTGGACAAAGCTTTTTGCCGTAGTATTTCTGGGACTATCCTGTTTAGGAACGAAAGGAGTAAAAGAGGAAAAAATAACTTGGAACAAAATATATGTATTCCTGTTCTTTGGGTTTATCTTTTTCTTTCTTAATTGGTGGATATTGGCTTTGCCTCTGCCATTAGTAGCCAACACAGCCTTGTATATATTCACAATGACAGTTGGTTATATTTTACTACTGATGGGTGGATTATGGATGAGTAGATTGTTGAAAACGAATCTGATGGATGATGTTTTTAATATGGAGAACGAAAGTTTTATGCAGGAAACACAGCTCATGGAGAATGAATATTCCGTTAACCTGCCTACATTATTTCAGTATCAGAAGAAACAATACAAAGGTTGGATCAATGTGGTTAATCCTTTTCGGGCGACAATTATACTTGGAACTCCGGGTAGCGGTAAGTCTTTTGCTGTAGTCAATAATTATATTGACCAGCAGATTAGCAAAGGCTTTGCCCTGTATTGTTATGATTTCAAATATCCTGATCTATCTACTATTGCATACAATAAGATGTTACTGTATGCGGATAGATATAATGTTGATCCTCAGTTTTACGTTATCAACTTTGATAATCCGGAACGTAGTCACCGATGTAATCCCATTGCCCCTGAATTTATGACTGACATCTCAGATGCCTATGAATCAGCTTATACGATTATGTTGAACTTAAATAAAACATGGATTCAGAAGCAGGGCGACTTCTTTGTCGAATCGCCGATTATTCTACTAGCTGCAATTATCTGGTATTTGAAATTATACGATGGCGGTAAATATTGTACATTTCCTCATGCTATTGAATTTCTGAATAAACCTTACAAAGAAATATTTCCTATTTTGACATCCTATCCACAATTGGAAAACTATCTTTCTCCTTTTATGGATGCATGGCATGGAAATGCACAAGAACAATTACAAGGTCAGATTGCCAGTGCTAAGATACCACTATCAAGAATGATTTCTCCACAGCTTTATTGGGTCATGTCGGGTAACGATTTTACATTGGACATCAATAATCCTGATGCTCCGAAAATATTATGTGTTGGTAATAACCCCGATAGGCAAAACATCTATGGAGCAGCTTTAGGATTATACAATAGCCGTATCGTAAAGTTAATCAATAAGAAAGGCTTGTTGAAATCATCTGTTATTATTGATGAGTTACCGACAATCTATTTTCGGGGGTTGGACAATTTGATTGCAACTGCCCGAAGTAATAAAGTTGCTGTTTGTCTGGGTTTTCAGGATATATCGCAATTGACGAGAGATTATGGACGAGAAGAAGCCGATGTTGTGATGAATACTGTTGGTAATATATTTTCGGGACAGGTAGTTGGTGACACTGCAAAAAATCTATCAGATCGATTTGGAAAGGTGTTACAGAAGCGGCAATCTATGACGATTAACAAGCAGGATAAATCTACCACCATCAATACTCAATTAGATGCTTTAATTCCGGCATCAAAGATTTCAACACTTACTCAGGGAATATTTGTCGGTTCTGTTTCCGATAACTTTGAAGAACGAATCGAACAGAAGATATTTCATGCTCAAATTGTTGTAGATACAGAAAAGGTATCTGCTGAAACTAAGGAGTTCAAACAGATACCTGTCGTTATGGATTTTCAAGAGGTTTATGATAAACCAATGAAAGATGTTATTGAGAACAATTACTACACTATTAAGAAAGATGTTACTAAAATTGTAGAAATTGAAATGGAGCGAATTATGAAAGATCCGAAGTTGAGTAAGTTGGTAAAGAAATGA
- a CDS encoding ATP-dependent nuclease translates to MYITKIHIENFKSLGNFDLYLNNGINILVGDNEAGKSTIIEALHLCLTGYLDGRYFKNELTQYIFNIDAVSEYLENLENKKNGIPIPPEILIEVYLDGDGSILYEGTWSSSGKTPQKGFGLKISFNEKYKKEYEELIVLEGVKTLPIEYYDIQWYTFALDETITPRFLPIKSALIDSSNHKLQSGSDVYISRIIKEFLESNEIVEVSQAHRKMRETFMEDEAIKKINRKIEVAANISDKKVALSVELSSKNAWENTLITYLDNVPFHFIGKGEQCLVKTKLALSHKKALAANIILLEEPENHLSHTKLNQLIDYLNINTSKQMIISTHNSFVANKLGLENLIFLNNQKTLTLKELPTGTQYFFKKLAGYDTLRLILCKKAILVEGDSDELVLQKAYLNKYRKLPIHDGIDVISVGTSFLRFLEVAAKLNKPTTVVTDNDGNIESLEKKYKNFLTADFNSFIKICYDKTIDKGILSINNVPFNYNTLEPKLLKVNSIGLLNKVFGTNYNDENSMHIHMKTNKTECALKIFESTEDIIYPKYILDAIDE, encoded by the coding sequence ATGTATATCACTAAAATACATATAGAAAACTTTAAATCTTTAGGCAATTTTGATTTATACCTAAATAATGGTATAAATATATTAGTTGGGGATAATGAAGCTGGAAAATCAACCATCATTGAGGCATTACACTTGTGCCTTACAGGATATCTTGATGGTAGATATTTCAAAAACGAATTAACTCAATATATTTTTAATATTGATGCAGTTTCAGAATATCTAGAGAATCTAGAAAATAAGAAAAATGGAATCCCAATTCCTCCAGAAATTCTGATTGAAGTATACTTAGATGGTGACGGTTCAATCCTTTATGAAGGGACATGGAGTAGTAGTGGAAAAACCCCACAGAAAGGTTTCGGTCTTAAGATATCTTTCAATGAAAAATATAAAAAGGAATACGAAGAGTTGATAGTATTAGAAGGGGTGAAAACCTTACCCATTGAATATTACGATATTCAATGGTATACTTTTGCTCTAGATGAAACTATAACTCCTCGATTTCTGCCAATTAAATCTGCATTAATAGATTCTAGCAATCATAAACTACAATCAGGTTCTGATGTTTATATCTCTAGAATTATCAAAGAATTTCTAGAGAGTAACGAAATTGTTGAAGTATCACAAGCCCACAGAAAAATGAGGGAAACATTTATGGAAGATGAAGCAATTAAAAAAATAAATAGAAAAATTGAAGTTGCGGCAAATATCTCAGATAAGAAAGTAGCATTGTCTGTAGAATTATCTTCTAAAAATGCTTGGGAAAATACACTTATAACCTATTTAGATAATGTTCCATTTCATTTTATAGGGAAAGGAGAGCAATGTCTTGTTAAAACTAAATTAGCTTTAAGTCACAAAAAAGCTCTTGCAGCAAATATTATTCTTCTCGAAGAGCCAGAAAATCATTTATCTCATACAAAACTTAATCAACTCATTGATTATTTAAACATCAATACGAGTAAGCAAATGATAATATCTACTCATAATAGTTTTGTTGCAAATAAGTTAGGATTAGAAAATCTTATTTTCTTGAATAATCAGAAGACCTTAACATTAAAAGAATTACCTACAGGGACTCAATACTTTTTTAAGAAACTAGCAGGATATGATACTTTACGACTAATTTTATGTAAAAAAGCAATATTGGTTGAAGGTGATTCAGATGAACTTGTATTACAAAAAGCATACCTCAATAAATATAGAAAATTACCAATTCATGACGGTATAGATGTTATTTCTGTAGGTACTTCTTTTCTTCGATTTTTAGAAGTGGCAGCTAAGTTAAATAAGCCAACTACTGTTGTAACAGATAATGATGGTAATATTGAGTCTTTAGAAAAAAAATATAAAAATTTTCTAACAGCTGATTTTAATAGTTTCATTAAAATTTGCTACGATAAGACAATTGACAAAGGAATCCTAAGTATTAATAATGTTCCATTCAATTATAATACGCTAGAGCCTAAATTGCTTAAAGTGAACTCTATTGGCTTATTAAATAAAGTGTTTGGTACTAATTATAACGATGAAAATAGTATGCATATCCATATGAAGACGAACAAAACAGAATGTGCACTAAAAATATTCGAGTCGACGGAAGATATTATATATCCTAAATATATATTAGACGCAATAGATGAATAA
- a CDS encoding UvrD-helicase domain-containing protein, producing MNNKLVIAAAGSGKTTFLVNEALKIKEERVLITTYTQANENEIRRKIIAINKCIPENITIQTWFSFLLQHGVRPYQRYLFDKKITGLLLVNSQSGEKYMTKNGPVYFSEEKEFEQHYFTTSLKIYSDKLAKFVCKCETQSAGAVIRRIAEIYPHLFIDEVQDLAGYDLEILKFLFNSSSNMLLVGDPRQGTYSTNTASKNKQYRKSQITNFFDDKISNLSKDDKSLLINYRSILTICNLSNKLYPLLQKTKSGNNVKTDHDGVFWIKKKDIHKYLNEYNPIQLRDTRKTIVNELFEVMNFGESKGLSFQRVLIYPTKPIIEWLKDHQSDLKATSRSKLYVAITRARQSVAFACDENIGSDIIQKYYTD from the coding sequence ATGAATAACAAATTAGTGATAGCTGCTGCAGGTTCGGGAAAGACGACTTTTCTAGTAAATGAGGCTCTTAAGATCAAGGAAGAAAGAGTGCTCATAACGACCTATACACAAGCTAACGAGAATGAGATTCGTAGAAAAATTATAGCTATTAATAAATGTATTCCTGAGAATATAACTATCCAAACCTGGTTCTCCTTTTTACTACAACATGGGGTCAGACCTTACCAACGCTATCTTTTCGATAAAAAGATAACTGGATTGCTATTAGTGAACAGTCAATCTGGAGAAAAATATATGACAAAGAATGGACCTGTTTATTTTTCAGAAGAAAAAGAATTTGAACAACATTACTTTACAACATCTCTCAAGATATACTCTGATAAACTTGCGAAATTTGTGTGTAAATGTGAGACGCAAAGTGCTGGAGCTGTAATTAGAAGAATAGCTGAAATATATCCACACTTATTTATTGATGAAGTACAAGATTTGGCAGGATATGATCTTGAGATTCTCAAGTTTTTATTCAATAGTTCTTCTAATATGTTATTAGTAGGAGATCCGAGGCAAGGCACTTATTCAACTAATACTGCATCGAAGAATAAACAATATCGCAAATCTCAAATCACAAATTTTTTTGATGATAAAATTTCGAATCTGTCTAAAGATGATAAATCTCTACTTATAAATTATCGTTCTATATTGACGATATGTAATCTTTCAAACAAACTTTACCCTCTATTACAAAAGACAAAATCTGGTAATAATGTAAAAACTGATCATGATGGTGTTTTCTGGATTAAAAAGAAGGATATTCACAAATATTTGAATGAATATAATCCTATTCAACTAAGAGATACAAGGAAAACCATTGTTAATGAGTTGTTTGAAGTTATGAATTTTGGAGAATCCAAAGGTTTATCATTTCAAAGAGTACTCATTTATCCAACGAAGCCAATTATTGAATGGTTGAAAGACCATCAGTCAGACCTAAAAGCAACAAGCAGGTCTAAATTATATGTAGCTATAACAAGAGCTAGACAAAGTGTAGCATTTGCATGTGACGAAAACATAGGTTCAGATATTATTCAAAAGTATTATACTGATTAA